The proteins below are encoded in one region of Castor canadensis chromosome 6, mCasCan1.hap1v2, whole genome shotgun sequence:
- the Znf644 gene encoding zinc finger protein 644 isoform X3, translated as MDDLKINTDITGAKEELLDDSNFASEKESGVHKPKDCQISFQKNNTLTLPEELSKDKSEKALSGAQSSLFIRAGAPTVPSENFTLPKGAVVNGPVSHSSLTKTSNMNKGSVSLTTGQPVDQPITESCSTLKVAADLQLSTTQKASPHQVLFLLSDVAHTKNPTHSIKLPTSASVGCDIENSVGSSVKSDSTLINQVEVGEDSEDLLVKDDCVNTLTGISSGTDEFRSESDTNWDPQKEFIQFLMTNEETVDKAPVHSKVGLEKKRKRKMDVSKITRYTDDCFSDSNCVPNKSKVLEVDFVEQNEEVQAIDSQKYTLPKVKPESTDEDLESVDTFQHVIYNPDKCGDDSSPVHTSTFISNTLKKKCEESDSESPTTFSTEEPSFYPCTKCNVNFREKKHLHRHMMYHLDGNSHFRHLNVPRPYACRECGRTFRDRNSLLKHMIIHQERRQKLMEEIRELKELQDEGRSARLQCPQCVFGTNCPKTFVQHAKTHEKDKRYYCCEECNFMAVTENELECHRGIAHGAVVKCPMVNSDTAQRKTQKKTLMKDTVTGSSKKSATYICKMCPFTTSARSILKKHTEYVHSSSCVDSFGSPLGLDKRKSDILEEPIDINSTKPLVKQQSTTFPKNSALKQDVKRTFGSSSQSSNFSKFHKRPHRIQKARKSIAQSGVNMCNQNNSPHKTVMIKSSIDQKPKYFHQTAKEKSNAKANSNYLYRHKYENYRMIKKSGESYPLHFKKEVSSLNSLHLFSSSSNSHNSFVSDPHNSDTKRPESFKDHKRVAVKRVVKGSKKESSVEGEDLDSYPDFLHKMTVVVLQKLNSEKKDSYETEDESSWDNVELSDYTTQAIEDETYNDLNQEHVNLFPLFKSKVEGQEPGENATLSYDQNDGFYFEYYEDASTDNLFHEIHDPQHLENAEAPLSKHGSVFHWTDLSLEKKSCPYCPATFETGVGLSNHVRGHLHRAGLSYEARHVVSPEQIATSDKMQHFKRTGTGTPVKRVRKAIEKSETTSEHTCQLCGGWFDTKIGLSNHVRGHLKRLGKTKWDAHKSPICVLNEMMQNEEKYEKILKALNNRRIIPRPFVAQKLASSDDFLSQNVIPLEAYRNGLKTEALSVSASEEEGLNFLNEYDETKPELLSGKKNQSLTLIELLKNKRMGEERNSTLSPQKTHNQTARKRFVQKCVLPLNEDSPLMYQPQKMDLTMHSALDCKQKKSRSRSGSKKKMLTLPHGADEVYILRCRFCGLVFRGPLSVQEDWIKHLQRHIVNANLPRTGAGMVEVTSLLKKPASITETSFSLLMAEAAS; from the exons ATGGATGATTTGAAGATAAACACCGATATTACTGGTGCTAAAGAAGAACTCCTAGATGACAGCAATTTTGCCTCAGAGAAAGAAAGTGGAGTTCATAAACCAAAAGATTGTCAAATATCATTTCAGAAAAACAATACGTTGACTCTGCCTGAAGAATTGTCAAAGGACAAATCTGAAAAAGCCTTAAGTGGAGCCCAGTCTAGTCTGTTTATACGTGCTGGTGCTCCCACTGTTCCTAGTGAAAATTTTACCTTGCCTAAAGGAGCTGTTGTTAATGGACCAGTTTCACACTCCTCCTTAACTAAGACTTCCAATATGAATAAAGGCAGTGTTTCATTAACCACTGGACAGCCTGTGGATCAGCCAATAACAGAATCTTGTTCAACTTTGAAGGTAGCAGCTGATCTTCAGCTGTCTACAACACAAAAAGCAAGTCCACACCaagttctatttttgttatcAGATGTAGCACATACTAAGAATCCAACCCATTCCATTAAACTACCTACCTCTGCTTCAGTTGGTTGTGACATTGAGAATTCAGTAGGGAGTAGTGTAAAGTCAGATAGCACTTTAATAAATCAAGTAGAGGTGGGTGAGGATAGTGAAGATTTACTGGTAAAAGATGATTGTGTCAATACATTAACAGGAATTTCCTCAGGTACAGATGAATTTAGGTCAGAAAGTGATACGAACTGGGATCCCCAGAAAGAATTCATTCAATTTCTTATGACTAATGAAGAGACAGTAGATAAAGCTCCAGTTCACTCTAAAGTAGgtttagaaaaaaagagaaagcggAAAATGGATGTAAGCAAAATAACCCGTTATACAGACGATTGTTTTAGTGATTCTAATTGCGTACCCAATAAATCAAAAGTGCTAGAAGTTGACTTTGTGGAACAGAATGAAGAGGTACAAGCAATAGACtcacaaaaatacacattaccAAAAGTGAAGCCCGAATCAACTGATGAAGACTTGGAATCCGTGGATACTTTTCAACATGTAATTTATAATCCAGATAAATGTGGAGATGACAGTTCACCTGTTCATACTAGCACTTTTATTTCAAATACcttgaaaaagaaatgtgaagagAGTGATTCCGAGTCACCTACTACTTTCAGTACTGAAGAGCCATCATTCTACCCCTGTACAAAGTGCAATGTGAATTTTAGGGAGAAAAAGCACCTCCACAGGCATATGATGTATCATTTAGATGGGAATAGTCACTTTCGCCATCTTAATGTTCCAAGGCCATATGCTTGTAGAGAATGTGGACGGACATTTCGAGATCGCAATTCACTTCTAAAGCATATGATTATTCaccaagaaagaagacagaagttGATGGAGGAAATTCGTGAATTGAAAGAACTTCAAGATGAGGGAAGAAGTGCACGATTGCAGTGTCCTCAGTGTGTGTTTGGTACCAATTGCCCTAAAACCTTTGTGCAACATGCTAAAACCCatgaaaaagataaaaggtaCTATTGCTGTGAAGAGTGTAACTTCATGGCAGTGACAGAAAATGAATTGGAATGTCATCGAGGCATTGCCCATGGAGCAGTGGTAAAATGCCCTATGGTCAATTCTGATACAGcccagagaaaaactcaaaaaaagacTTTGATGAAAGACACTGTTACAGGATCATCCAAAAAATCagccacatatatatgtaaaatgtgtccctttaccacttcagccagaagtattttaaaaaagcacaCGGAGTACGTGCATTCCTCATCATGTGTTGATTCGTTTGGTAGTCCTCTTGGACttgataaaagaaaaagtgacatCCTTGAGGAACCCATAGATATCAATAGCACTAAACCATTAGTTAAACAACAGTCAACCACATTTCCAAAGAACTCTGCTTTAAAACAAGATGTTAAGCGAACATTTGGATCAAGCTCACAATCAAGCAATTTTTCGAAATTCCATAAGCGGCCACACAGAATACAAAAAGCTCGGAAAAGCATCGCCCAGTCAGGTGTAAACATGTGCAATCAAAACAACTCTCCTCACAAGACTGTTATGATTAAAAGCAGCATTGACCAAAAACCTAAGTATTTCCatcaaacagcaaaagaaaaatctaatgcAAAGGCAAATAGCAACTATTTATATAGACACAAATATGAAAACTACAGAATGATCAAAAAATCAGGTGAATCATATCCTCTACATTTCAAAAAAGAAGTTAGTTCATTAAATTCTTTACACTTGTTTTCATCGTCAAGTAATTCTCACAATAGTTTTGTTTCAGACCCACATAACTCAGATACCAAAAGGCCAGAAAGCTTCAAAGACCACAAGCGTGTAGCTGTAAAAAGAGTTGTTAAAGGATCTAAGAAAGAAAGTTCTGTCGAAGGAGAAGACTTGGATAGCTATCCTGATTTTTTGCATAAAATGACTGTTGTTGTTttgcaaaaactaaattctgAAAAGAAAGATAGTTATGAAACAGAAGATGAAAGTTCCTGGGATAATGTTGAGCTAAGTGACTACACTACACAGGCCATAGAAGATGAAACCTACAATGATCTTAATCAAGAACATGTAAACTTATTCCCTCTATTTAAAAGCAAGGTGGAAGGTCAAGAGCCCGGAGAAAATGCTACTCTTAGTTATGATCAAAATGATggcttttattttgaatattatgaAGATGCTAGCACTGACAACCTTTTTCATGAGATACATGATCCTCAGCATTTAGAAAACGCAGAAGCTCCATTGTCAAAGCATGGTTCTGTTTTTCATTGGACTGATTTGTCTCTTGAGAAGAAATCATGTCCTTACTGCCCAGCCACATTTGAAACAGGTGTTGGGCTGTCAAATCATGTCCGGGGACATCTTCACAGAGCAGGATTAAGCTATGAAGCCCGTCATGTTGTGTCTCCAGAACAAATAGCTACAAGTGACAAAATGCAACATTTCAAAAGAACTGGCACAGGGACACCTGTTAAGCGAGTTAGAAAAG ctaTAGAGAAATCTGAAACTACTTCTGAACATACTTGTCAGCTCTGTGGTGGTTGGTTTGATACTAAAATTGGATTATCAAATCATGTTAGAGGCCACCTGAAAAGACTTGGAAAGACCAAGTGGGATGCTCACAAATCTCCAATCTGTGTTCTGAATGAGATgatgcaaaatgaagaaaaatatgaaaaaatcttAAAGGCATTGAACAATCGTCGTATTATTCCCAGACCATTTGTAGCTCAAAAACTTGCATCAAGTGATGACTTTCTGTCTCAAAATGTTATACCTCTTGAAGCATACCGCAATGGCCTAAAGACTGAAGCTCTGTCAGTGTCTGCATCAGAGGAAGAAGGGCTGAATTTCTTAAATGAATATGATGAAACGAAACCCGAACTGCTCAGTGGAAAAAAGAACCAGTCTCTCACACTGATAgaactacttaaaaataaaaggatgggAGAAGAAAGGAATTCTACTCTTTCTCCTCAAAAGACCCATAATCAGACAGCAAGAAAGAGATTTGTTCAGAAATGTGTGCTTCCATTAAATGAAGACAGTCCATTGATGTATCAACCACAAAAAATGGACTTGACTATGCACTCAG